Sequence from the Phaeodactylum tricornutum CCAP 1055/1 chromosome 20, whole genome shotgun sequence genome:
GTCCAGCTATCGAACATGGCTTAGACACACCCACAGAAGTACCCCGTCGCTGGCGCAGTCAAAAGGCTAATTCCCGCACTTTGTTCCTCCTCATTGTGTGACTCGCTCCTTTCTTCTTTAACTCCTACTACCTTGTTTCTATCCGGACTTATAGGGGCTGATGCTTCCTCTCTAGTTTCTGCCACGTCTACGGTTTTCTGCTTGTCGGTATTGACTGCGGGATTGTCCACCGTGCTATCGGCATGCTTGCTGAAAACCTTCTCAGCTGAAAAGTCCTGACGAATCACTCCTTCATCTTTCATAGGATCGACAACCTTTTCCGAAGATCTGTTGACATCTATAGTTGCCTGTTTAACTTTCTTGTATCTCGTAAatcttttttctcttccaaaaCCCGGTCGCAGAGTGCCTTCATCAAAAAGATTCTGTGTGACAAGTAGTTCTTCGATCGACTCCCCATGCTTCTTGGCCACAGTGTTCACCGGCGTCTGTCGGTCTGAACGGTCTTTGAAAGCCCTCTGCTTTCGGACGGCGTTGGCTTTCCGGAACAAGAAATTGTGCTTCGATTTGTGCGTTGAAGTGTCCATTTCAGGTCCTTCCACTTTTTCATCCAGGCGCTTACTGCTATAAAAGATGCTGAAAGAATATGATGGGCAATTGGTCAGGAATGTTAATTTGACACGAACCCGCGTAGTCAGCACTTCActtgcaacaaactcacttcaTGATCTACTTTCACTCGCATTCCTATCGGCCGGTCTCTCGAACACTGTCGTGACGTAGATGGGAAAGCTCAGGTAATTTTTCGTTGATGGAATACAACTGATATATGTGGGCTGTGGTCGTTGATTTTCAGCGAAAAAGTGAGCGAGTGAGACGCGACAACCATTTTTTATCTAAGCGAAACCTATACAGATCGAGAATGCCAGACACATGATAACGTCCGTTCAGAAGCTTTCCTGCGCGCACATCTATTGAAAACGACAAATTAAATGTCGCCTGTTTTAGAATACATCAATGCCGTTCCTGAAAACCGAGGCACTCGCCAAGAAAATAGGTAACGCGAGTGGGTCTCCGAAAGCTCCTATCCAGCGCTTTCCCTTGTTTTCATACGATCCGCGGATTACTTCATTTCGCAAAAAAAAGTATTGACAAAATCATGAGACCTAGGAAGGGATCCAGAACGCGGAAGTCGACTAGGGGAAGGACATGGCAAAAGGAGATTGAAGACGATGACATCGGATATGCTGCAAAGCTCGGGACGAAGCTCTCAGATCTCTCGAACTCTTCAGAAGAGGAGGTCGGTGCGAGCACCGCTGACGAAAGTACTGATAGGTTTAtctctttcgaaagagaCCTTCGTCAGAAGCATTCAAAAGCTTGCAAAGCTATGTCGGTAAGAAGCGGGGAATGCTCTCGAAAAATTCGGCGAACGAATATGACTAATCCATTTCCCTTCTCCTTTGCAGAAAGCTGTCTATCACGTAGCTCTTGAAGAGTTCGAATCAATTCTTGCTGACCTTTTGTCTCGCTACGGTGAACGGCATGAACGTGTCGGTGCCGCCTTGCACAACGTAGCAATCGCCAATCTCAGAGCCGGGAGTTTAGACGACGCGATGGATGCTATTGAAGAGGCCATTAAAATTCGGTCTCGGGCTGTTGGTCGATCACATCCGAAAGTAGCAGATTCCCTGGTGGAGCTGGGCATTATCTTGCTTTCCATGGAAGAACACGACGACTCActcaaagtcttccaacgGGCATTGAAGCTTCGGAAGGAAGAGCAGAATGATGTTCTGTCGGACGACGATTTAGACGAAAGCAATTTAAAGATCGCCAAGGTTTTGAACAACATTGGCTGTGTTAGTTTCGAAAAAGGAGAGCTGGTAGAAGCCAAGCAATCATTTGAACAAGCAATAGTCCTCCAGAAAGGGGTCTTTCACAGCTGGTTCAACATGCTTTGTGGAGCAGACTCCAACAGTCCTGGTATTTTGACAATGGCGTCAACAATGTGCAACAAGGGCTACGTCGAAATCGAGCAAGAGAACTATCTTGAAGCAGTAAAAGTTTTCACGGAGTCATTACAAATTCAAAAATCAGTTTTAGGATCGGGCAATAAGCTTGTACAAAGCTCACTCGACAACCTTGGCTACGCTTATGTAATGTTGAATCAAAATGAAAAGGCTTTGAAGGCCTACGGAGAAATATGGAACGCTCAGAGATATTCAAACGATccaaaagaagagaaagtTGAGACTCTACGAAAAGTCATTGCGTCTTATGGACAGCTGAAGGATTGGGCAAACGTGTTTCCAGCTCTCGAAGCTCTTGAGGATCTGTTGCTCGATATGGATGACGATAAAAAAGAGATGACAAAGACAAGGAAACTGCTAGGCGAAGTCAACTATCAGCTGTTGAAGCTGCCGTCGCTTTCGGGTGCGACAACGCGTGCCTTCGGTTGTGGTGTGTGTACTGGTCCTACTGAGGAGGAAGTGAACTTGGATGATTGGTTGATAAGAAAGCCCGACAACACAAGCAAGATGTCAGGACACCGAGTTACACATGCCTGAATCTTGAAAAGGTCCGCATGCAGGCCTTTTAGACACACCAGTAACTCTAGATGCAAAATAGTAGAGACTGCTTTCTTAACACAGTGGAATCGCGGAACAAAAATTGGTCCGGCGTCCGCTGTTACCGCACACGGATCCTTTTGCCCGTCACTGCTCCGCCACTTCCAATCGTGCAAACACTCTCGGAGAAACCGGCGGCCGCATTACTTTCTGCAGGATATGAAACTAGCTCTCCCACTATATGGGCATTCACATCAGCCGCACGTAGTTCAGCTAGAAATTCACTAGCACTCAGAGCATCGACGAAAAACATTAGACCGCCAGCAGTCTGAGGGTCGAACAATAGTGGGTACTTGACCGGATACTTTTCAGCGGCTTCAGTGTGATTGACAATAGCGCGTCGATTTCGCCCGTTTTGTGATTGGAGTGTCGAAAAAATGCCATTCGCAGATGCCTCTAACCCACCGCGTAGAAAATCGATATCGCCAATGTTTACTACCGCGCCGATGCTGTCCAATTCCTTAACCGTTTCGTTTGCCATGAGCATTTCGAGCAAATGACCAATGAGACCGAAACCAGTGACGTCAGTGCACGATCTGATGCCCTTTGCTCGCATCGCAACTTGGCTTGCATGGCAATTGCTGTGAATCATGCTGTCGAGGGCTTCCGACATATATGAGCCTTTACAACGAGCCCTCATGTCGGCTGCAAAGAGTGCCCCGGTACCTATTGGCTTGGTCAAGACGATTTTATCTCCTATTGCACCACCTTGCTTACGTAAGAGCAGTTTCGGATTATCCGTATATCCTTGGACACTCAATCCGCATGCTAACTCCAATCCTTCACAAGTGTGTCCACCAACAAGCTGCACATTTTCATCCTGCAAAATATCACTGACTCCACTAAGTAAATGCAATAGAGTCGATTCTGTTACCTCTTCGTCAGCAGCAAACGGTGCAACAGCCAGTGTCATGGCTGTTTGGGGAGTCGCCCCCATAGCGTGGATATCGCTTAGAGCATGGACTGCCACAATTTTCCCGAAGGTAAATGGATCCTTTACGATTTCTCGAAAGTAGTCAATAGTTTGAACAATGGCGCCACCTGCTTTATTTGGAAGTATCTGAACCGCTGCATCGTCGTGATCGATCCGTGACGGCTGGGGCAGCCCCAATAATTTAGCTCGTTCAATTTGCCGTTCGTAGACAGCTGCCAAGACGCGTGAAACGATCGTGGCCCCAACTTTGGCGCCGCACCCTCCACACCGCATTGGATCTGATGTAAAGGCCTGCAGTACTTCGTCCCCTTTAGaagcaacaaaagcattcGTTTGTTGGCCGCTTTGCTGAGTTGAGTGCTTTTGATTCGCCATCATGTCTTTAAGATCGGGTAGATCAGTACTGTATTTGGCCATCCAGGTACGATCAATGTAATCTTTCCAGGTCCATATCCAAGATCCTTCCGTGGCTAACCACCATGATTTCGACGCTACACCATACTTGTTCCCGGTCGCTAAAATACCCAGAAAATGACTTTGGGGTTTGTGCGAAATAAGGGGCTTTGAAGAAACATATCGCAGCAAGTTGTCAAGCAAGTATGGTCCGGCCCGTACAGCAAATACTCCAGCTGGATTTGAATGTAAGACAATGTGAAAATAGTTAGGAATGACTAGATCCATGAGTGCTAAGATTTGCATCTAGACAGACTAGCCATACCTTTGGGTCTCGGATGCTTGTCTACGTGACAGCAATCGCCGGCGGCGAAGACTCCAGGATGTTCAATTGATTCGTACGTATCGTGGACACGGAGAAATCCTTGCTTCGTCGTGGCGAATGGCGTGTCAGCTTTCAGCCACGGCGCGACACCCGCCGTGACGCACCATAAACAAGCATCGACGACGAATGAGTCTCGGCCGTGCACAGCGGCGCCTTCTGGCGAAAGAATAAGGCGCTTGCGCATTGTGGATGAGTCTTCTGCCACCTTTACAACGGTGGCGAGGTAGTAAATTTCGATATTTCTTTCCTGCATAATGCGTTGGAACTTGGCCTGGACTCGATGATTGTGTCCTTCCAGTATTGTCTTCCCGCGCGTGACAACCAAGAGGCGTAACGGAGCATTTGGGTTGATGCTTCGCAACCGATATTGAACTGACAAGGCGAGTTCCAACCCTCccgcaccaccaccaacaaccgCCACGACGTAGGGGCTTGGCGGTTCTGCCCTTGTGCCGTTGGTTGACGTCGTGTCCTGGTCATTTGCTGCTGTGGACGATGGTGTTTCATTTTCCCAACGGTTGACGAGTGCTTGGTAAGCTGTGCAAAAATTGGCGATCGGTTTGACTGGTACCACACCGGGCTGGCACACAACGTCACCATACGCCGGGGCACTCCCGATATCAATGGAAACGCAATCGTACCGTATGGGGGGACGGCCATCGTTCAGGTAGACGagtccaccgccaccgttgCGGTAGGTAATTTTGCAGGCCGCCGCGTGAACGAGTCGTGCATTGGCCACGTGACATAACTGATTCAGATCCAGATGAATCTGATCGTGATCGTAGTGTCCCGCCACGAAGCCGGGAAGCATACCGGAATACGGGGTGTGTATGTCCTTGGCAATGAGGGTGATCCGTATACCGTGTTGCGTGAGGAATGCGCGGTGCTTTTCATGCCGAGCATTTTCAGAACGTGCGCGTGCGCGTGACCGCCACCGATCAAGACGCTGCACAGCAGCAAAATTGTGTAGCGGAGGACAAGAAATATTGGCGAACAATGGAGAGAATATGAGACAATCGGCCAAACGAGAGACAAGAGCGAAGACGCCTGCGATCGCTACAGAGACTTACAGATCTGCGACAGTCGGGGGTGGTTTTTCCATGTTGTTGTGGGAAATAAAAGGATTTTATCGACAAAGAGCTAATACAATACGTATACTCAACGTAAAAATACTTCTGCAATCGAATTCAAGCTACCGTAAAAAACTACAAAATATATCATGTAGAATACTGGGGAACCAGTAGCTCGAATGAAAGGCCGATGGAGCGAGGCGATAACAAAATGCACCACGAAGTGCTCTTCTCAATCGAGACCCTTCTTCTCTCGGCAATACACAAGCGGGCCTTGGTTCGGAttggactgactgtgaaccagATGATGTCCAGTTGGATTCGCTTCTCGTGTTCTACCCGCAAACACCGTCCCGCCCAACCCACGCGGACCCAAAGAAAAGTGTGTCAGGTTTCGGACGGGCTCGATGTGGTTCCCGTGTCGTCGTGAGCCAAAAATTCGGACAGATATTTGACGCGAAAAAGTGGATTGTAATGAATAGCCGGGTCTTCACTGATCTGCGCGTAGACGGCAGATTGGTCCGTCCCTTTGTCCCTGCTGGACAAGAGACAACACCATGGAGATGAACGATATCCTCGCCAATCTTGTTGGTTGGTACATGATTTCCTATTTGTGCCGTTCCATTCTCCACCGACAGCTCTCATTCTGGCACCTGCTCTTTCCCTCACATTTCCGCTTAGTCTGCTCTTGAGCGGGAGATTTGGGTCGCGGAAGACTCACTTACGACGCCATGACGGGCAACCCGATCGGTACCGTCGCGGACGCCGACGACTTGCCTCCCGCACTAGGCGAAAGACACACACTGGCTCCAGAAGAGGAACTTCGTATCGAAGTCCCATTTCAAAAGCAAACTGCCTGTATTATAACGCTCCAGAAAGGCTCGGCAGAATTGTACGGCGTCGAACTCGCCTTGCACAAATCGTACACCTTTCCTGAAGGCGGTCTCAAAATTGCCGTCTTTACCTGGCACGGCTGCGTTCTCGATGTGGACGTCCACGGTGGGACTTCGGTCGAGTGCTACATGTCGGATGAAACGAGCAGTAACGTGGCGGTAGTGAATACGCACGCGCAGTTGGAAGCGCTCCGTGACCAAGCTGCCGCTGGCTTTGCACCTCAACACTCCACCAACAACGACACGAGTGGTGTACCGGCGACTCTTGGTCCACGCGTACTCGTGGTTGGACCGCCTGAATCCGGGAAATCCACCGTCACTAAAACGCTATTGGCCTACGCCGTCAAACTGGGACGACTTCCACTATGGGTAGACCTCGATCCCGTGGACAACGGCATCAGCATTCCGGGAACCTTGGCGGCGTGCCCCGTGACCCGGGACACCGTCACGATCGAATCTTGGGCAACGACCGGTATTCCCTCCCACGCCACGTCTCCACTGATCCTATGGCACGGCAGTGCCAGCAGCAGTGACGGCTCCGGCTCTACCAGCACAGCGTCCACATCCTCACGACCCTTGCCAGACTTGTTTCGTGCCCAAGTTACGGCGTTGGGTCAAAAAATTAATGCGCGACTCGCCGGGGACGAATTGGCCTATTCTTCCGGTATAATTGTTAATACTAACGGATGGATTCAGGAGGAAGGCTTTCAGCTCCTAATGCACACCGTTGAGGCCCTCCAAATATCCGTTGTATTGGTATTAGGCCACGATAAACTATACAGCATGTTCAAAAGCCAGAGCAAACTCCAACAAGAAACGCCACAAACAACACAGCAACCACGACAGGATTGGAAAGTCATCAAGCTACCTCGTTCGGGGGGCGTCGCCACACGCGATGCAGGATTTTTGCGCTCTTGCAAATCGCGAGCACTGAAGCGTTACTTTTACGGCGAGTTGATCGAGTCGAGCAAccaaaagaccagcatctcgTCTACCAACGCTGCATCTGCTGTCAACGCAACCCCCGCATCGCGCGTTCCACAACTCACACCCTTTCTCATTCAACTGCCTTGGGGTGATTTGACCCTTTACAAACTTTCCTCCATGACCTTGTCGGCGTCACTCTTGCCTGTGGCCGCCGCCCAAACCACCGAAGCCGTTCAGATTACCCGAATCTCACAGCTAGCCGATGTTTCGGCACAAACAATTTTAGCCGTTTGTCATCCCCAAGCTGTGGTAACGTACGAAAAGTCGCAGGATGCGGCCGATCTATACACGTCGGGGGTGGCAGGTTTCGTGAACGTAGAACGTATTGTGGCCGAAACCGAAACACTCCATTTACTAACTCCCTGTGCCGGGACTTTACCATCCATGACACTAATATGGGGGAACATATCCTGGATGGAATAGTGTAATTGGATACAATGCGGTGTTCATTGTGCGCTTTTATG
This genomic interval carries:
- a CDS encoding predicted protein, with protein sequence TLAPEEELRIEVPFQKQTACIITLQKGSAELYGVELALHKSYTFPEGGLKIAVFTWHGCVLDVDVHVNTHAQLEALRDQAAAGFAPQHSTNNDTSGVPATLGPRVLVVGPPESGKSTVTKTLLAYAVKLGRLPLWVDLDPVDNGISIPGTLAACPVTRDTVTIESWATTGIPSHATTASTSSRPLPDLFRAQVTALGQKINARLAGDELAYSSGIIVNTNGWIQEEGFQLLMHTVEALQISVVLVLGHDKLYSMFKSQSKLQQETPQTTQQPRQDWKVIKLPRSGGVATRDAGFLRSCKSRALKRYFYGELIESSNQKTSISSTNAASAVNATPASRVPQLTPFLIQLPWGDLTLYKLSSMTLSASLLPVAAAQTTEAVQITRISQLADVSAQTILAVCHPQAVVTYEKSQDAADLYTSGVAGFVNVERIVAETETLHLLTPCAGTLPSMTLIWGNISWME
- a CDS encoding predicted protein, with translation MRPRKGSRTRKSTRGRTWQKEIEDDDIGYAAKLGTKLSDLSNSSEEEVGASTADESTDRFISFERDLRQKHSKACKAMSKAVYHVALEEFESILADLLSRYGERHERVGAALHNVAIANLRAGSLDDAMDAIEEAIKIRSRAVGRSHPKVADSLVELGIILLSMEEHDDSLKVFQRALKLRKEEQNDVLSDDDLDESNLKIAKVLNNIGCVSFEKGELVEAKQSFEQAIVLQKGVFHSWFNMLCGADSNSPGILTMASTMCNKGYVEIEQENYLEAVKVFTESLQIQKSVLGSGNKLVQSSLDNLGYAYVMLNQNEKALKAYGEIWNAQRYSNDPKEEKVETLRKVIASYGQLKDWANVFPALEALEDLLLDMDDDKKEMTKTRKLLGEVNYQLLKLPSLSGATTRAFGCGVCTGPTEEEVNLDDWLIRKPDNTSKMSGHRVTHA
- a CDS encoding predicted protein, whose product is MLPGFVAGHYDHDQIHLDLNQLCHVANARLVHAAACKITYRNGGGGLVYLNDGRPPIRYDCVSIDIGSAPAYGDVVCQPGVVPVKPIANFCTAYQALVNRWENETPSSTAANDQDTTSTNGTRAEPPSPYVVAVVGGGAGGLELALSVQYRLRSINPNAPLRLLVVTRGKTILEGHNHRVQAKFQRIMQERNIEIYYLATVVKVAEDSSTMRKRLILSPEGAAVHGRDSFVVDACLWCVTAGVAPWLKADTPFATTKQGFLRVHDTYESIEHPGVFAAGDCCHVDKHPRPKAGVFAVRAGPYLLDNLLRYVSSKPLISHKPQSHFLGILATGNKYGVASKSWWLATEGSWIWTWKDYIDRTWMAKYSTDLPDLKDMMANQKHSTQQSGQQTNAFVASKGDEVLQAFTSDPMRCGGCGAKVGATIVSRVLAAVYERQIERAKLLGLPQPSRIDHDDAAVQILPNKAGGAIVQTIDYFREIVKDPFTFGKIVAVHALSDIHAMGATPQTAMTLAVAPFAADEEVTESTLLHLLSGVSDILQDENVQLVGGHTCEGLELACGLSVQGYTDNPKLLLRKQGGAIGDKIVLTKPIGTGALFAADMRARCKGSYMSEALDSMIHSNCHASQVAMRAKGIRSCTDVTGFGLIGHLLEMLMANETVKELDSIGAVVNIGDIDFLRGGLEASANGIFSTLQSQNGRNRRAIVNHTEAAEKYPVKYPLLFDPQTAGGLMFFVDALSASEFLAELRAADVNAHIVGELVSYPAESNAAAGFSESVCTIGSGGAVTGKRIRVR
- a CDS encoding predicted protein yields the protein MDTSTHKSKHNFLFRKANAVRKQRAFKDRSDRQTPVNTVAKKHGESIEELLVTQNLFDEGTLRPGFGREKRFTRYKKVKQATIDVNRSSEKVVDPMKDEGVIRQDFSAEKVFSKHADSTVDNPAVNTDKQKTVDVAETREEASAPISPDRNKVVGVKEERSESHNEEEQSAGISLLTAPATGYFCGCV